From Mytilus edulis chromosome 8, xbMytEdul2.2, whole genome shotgun sequence, one genomic window encodes:
- the LOC139485923 gene encoding phospholipase A and acyltransferase 2-like, with the protein MAQCVVKNYCHNSLVLDSLEEGDLISIKENILFSHNHWAVYAGDDMVVHLSGKNDVSSEFAFVKLENFWKVVGNSKAKKNNKKDNKRTPFRGEDIVERALSRIGPNAYNVLWNNCEHFASWCRYDKKRSAQVDKALTVASIVGGIVVVGGLLHEIFKIFQDDD; encoded by the exons ATGGCACAGTGTGTTGTCAAGAACTATTGCCATAATTCATTAGTGTTGGACAGTTTAGAAGAAGGTGACTTGATATCgataaaagaaaacatattattttctCATAATCATTGGGCGGTATACGCTG GAGACGACATGGTAGTACATTTATCTGGAAAAAATGATGTTTCTTCAGAATTTGCTTTCGTAAAATTAGAAAACTTTTGGAAGGTTGTTGGTAACAGCAAGGCTAAGAAGAACAACAAGAAAGACAATAAAAGAAC gCCATTCAGAGGCGAAGACATCGTTGAAAGAGCACTCAGTAGGATAGGTCCAAATGCATATAATGTTTTGTGGAACAACTGCGAACATTTTGCCTCATGGTGTCGATATGATAAAAAAAGATCCGCTCAG GTTGACAAGGCTTTAACTGTGGCTTCAATTGTTGGAGGGATCGTGGTAGTTGGAGGATTGCTACacgaaatattcaaaatattccaGGACGATGACTGA